The following proteins are encoded in a genomic region of Oceanotoga teriensis:
- a CDS encoding ABC transporter substrate-binding protein, which translates to MKKVFSTLFIMVLMVSAFSLSIKDGKIFDENDWSVELKEYNSIVLIDPSTTEVAFLLGAEDKVKAIGHTSRSPIWPYDKTVNMETVGTITKPSLEKVLYYKPDLVILNGMITEFGETLRGHDINVLTMSADGIEDILDNLEISGIIFGKEREAIEMAQTKKALLKKIKKDIKKKPLNMKGAFLYSTNPIMGFNADSLPGQILEIMGVENITNGITAARPILSPEYILKENPDFLIGAMSIKKPEDILNANPMINKTNAGKNKNILLVDSSKILRPSPRIIEEIESLYKELSNINN; encoded by the coding sequence TTGAAAAAGGTATTTTCTACTTTATTTATAATGGTTTTAATGGTAAGTGCATTTTCTTTAAGTATAAAAGATGGTAAAATTTTCGATGAAAATGATTGGTCAGTAGAACTTAAAGAGTATAATAGTATAGTTTTAATAGATCCATCTACAACTGAAGTTGCTTTTTTATTAGGTGCTGAAGATAAAGTTAAAGCGATAGGTCATACATCGAGATCTCCTATATGGCCTTATGATAAAACTGTTAATATGGAAACAGTTGGAACTATAACTAAACCATCACTTGAAAAAGTTCTTTATTATAAACCCGATCTAGTAATACTAAATGGTATGATTACAGAGTTTGGAGAAACACTTAGAGGACATGATATAAATGTTTTAACTATGAGTGCAGATGGTATAGAAGATATTTTAGATAATTTGGAAATATCTGGAATAATCTTTGGAAAAGAAAGAGAAGCAATAGAAATGGCACAGACTAAAAAAGCTTTATTGAAAAAAATAAAAAAAGATATAAAGAAAAAACCTTTAAATATGAAAGGGGCATTCTTATACAGTACAAATCCTATAATGGGATTTAATGCAGATTCTCTTCCTGGCCAGATACTTGAAATCATGGGAGTTGAAAATATTACTAATGGAATAACAGCGGCAAGACCTATTTTGAGTCCAGAATATATATTGAAAGAAAACCCAGACTTTTTAATAGGTGCTATGAGTATAAAAAAACCAGAAGATATATTGAATGCAAATCCTATGATAAATAAAACTAATGCCGGAAAAAATAAAAATATACTTTTAGTAGATTCTTCAAAGATATTAAGACCATCACCAAGAATTATAGAAGAAATTGAATCATTATACAAAGAATTATCTAATATAAATAATTAA